The Mesorhizobium sp. AR02 region AATCGCCCATGGCCCTCATTTTCATCGCTGGCCCTTTTTGAAGGCTTAAAGCGCGTCGGAGGGCTCTTTCAAAGCGATGCGCTTTAAGCACGAACGCTGCAGCTTTTGGTCAATCCCCTATCGGGCTCGCGATGCCGAAGGCGACGAGCATGATGGTAAAAGTACGCATGCCAAGGCCTCTACAATTCCATCCAGCAAGGCCTTGTTCTTAAGCTGCACTACCGACAAGTTGACGGAGACCCGCAAGCCAAAGGACTCCCTGAATTCGAAGATAGCAAAAAACGCGATGCTCCCTTAGGACATCGCCGACCTAACGTGATCCATGCTTTCGCAATTGTGGCGGTTGGCAATCGCGTTTTCTGTTTCGATGCCTGCTAGACTTGATTCCTAGATTTAAGCTCTATGAAATGCCATTCACTGTGATCCAGCGAGGCTCGGCGCCTCGGTCGCATCCGGGTGTAACGTCCGTCACGATGCTCAACGCCATCCTCGGGATGGCGTTGAGTGTCGAGGGCGATAGCCGTTCCGCGGCTTTCTTAATGCCGCCAACTAACTTGCGAGCTGCGTGCCTGGAGATTTACCGTCATTCAGCTTCGAGAAAACTGCAGACCAAAAGCGGTAGTCGCGATCGCGACCGTCGAAGTGTGCCGTCAAGGCGCAGTCGGCCGCGGCAGAAGCCGCGCTCGGCCCATAAACTTCGAGAGCGGCTTTGACCGCCTCATCCGGGTCGGCCAGATCCCAAAGGGTAACATCGTCACGGTCCGATGCATCGGCGCCGACATTATCCCGGTGATTTCTCAGCATGCCAAAAAAGCTCCCCCTGGCCTTGATGGCCTTGCATCAGGCCTTCGCCTTGCGTTTCGCCGCAGGTTTCTTGACTGGAGTTGCCTTCCTTCCCAAGCCCAGCGACTTTGCCAAAGCCGATCGGGTCGCCGAATAACTTGGCGCAACCATGGGATAGTCTTTCGGCAAACCCCATCTCGCCCGGTATTCATCAGGCGTCAGCCCATGACTGGTCGCAAGATGGCGCTTAAGCGACTTGTATTTCCTACCGTCCTCAAGGCTGATGATATAATCCGGAAACACTGACTTTTTGGGGTTGACTGCCGGCGTCGGGGCGGGTTCTGCGATGGGAGCTGACGCACCAATATTAGACAGTGCCGAATTCACGCTCGCAATCAAATCGGGCAATACAGAGACTGGCACCGCGTTTTTCTGGACATAGGCGGCAACGATATCTGCAGTAAGTTCAATCATATTATTGCTTGGTTCCCCGGGCATCGACGTGCTCCTTCAATCATCACATCCTCATATCCGTCAAAGAGACGATATGCCACCAACCTATGCCACTCGCACTTTCCCCGATCAAGCCGGATATTTGGCATTTCTGTATGACGCAGGGTTACAACGAACTTTCGTTTGGTAACAAAGCGTATCCACGCCAAACCAGCCTCCCGATTGGTGCTGGGCCAAAGGATGTTGAAATGTCCTCAATCGAAGATGGTCTAGGGGGTGTCAAAGTTCGGCTCGAGATTATGCGAAGCGGCATATCATGGAGTGTAGAACGCAAAATACTAATAAAGCCGTCGCTGTTGCTACAGAAATCCCCTAGTCGGATCGCCTAGTGTCGCGTCGCGGTGATTATGACTCTTTGAGAGATGGCGTGGGATAGGATTTTGCCATCTTCGCTCGGGCCTGCTGTGTGGAGAACATCCAGCGGATGCGGGCGCCACTTTCGGTGCGGCGGCGTTCCCAGGTCCGGATCTCTGTTTCAAGGAGGTCGCGGCTAGCGATGCGGCGATCAAGACATTGGCGGCGCATAACGCCGATTTCGATCTCGACGATGTTGAGCCAACTGGCGTGCCTGGGTGTGTAGTGGAACTCCAGGCGTCGCAAGATCCGACGCGCCTCGACTGCTGGAAAGGTCTGATAGACAGCGGAGGCCGTGTGGGTTGATAGGTTATCCATCACGACGCGGACCTTGTCGGCGCCGGGATAGTCCACGTCGACCAGGTCGCGCATGCAGACGGCGAAGTCCTCGTTTGCGCGCCGGTCGGTGACCTTGACCCTGCGCCACGACCGGTTGGCGTCGACCATGACAAAGAGGTTGGCCGTGCCGTTACGCTTGTACTCGGAGTCGTAGCGGTATCGCTTTCCGGGTTTCGGCACGATGGGCACGCGCACCTCGCCGATGAGCTGGATCGGACTTTCATCGAAGCAGACCACCGGTCGCTTGGGATCATGCGGCTCGGCATAGAGATCGAGGAGATCCTCCATGCGGGCGATGTACTCCCCATCGATATTGGCGATGCACCACATCTTCTGTTGCCAGGGCTTCAGATCGTTGTCGTTCAACCGCCGGCGGACGGTGTCGCGTGAGACGCTCGGGTGTTCCATCACTTCGACCAGGGCGTTGGCCAGAAGCTTCAAAGTCCACCGGGCGCATCCCTGCGGCGGATCAGAACAGGCCAGCGCCACCAGTTGCACCTCCTGCTTGCCGCTTAGTTTGCGAGCCGCCCCCGGACGCGGCCCTTCACTGAGGGCGGCCTCCAGGCTGATCTCCACAAAGCGCTTCTTGGTGCGGTAGATGGTCGAGTCGCTGGTCTGCACCGAGATGGCGATGGCCTCGTCGGCGACCCCGGCGTCGGCGGCCAGCAGGATCTGCATCCGCTTGAGCCGCCGCACCGGCAGTTTACCCCCGCTCACCAAAGCACGCAGCTCGTCTCGTTCGGATTGGCTGAGTTCGACCCGATATCGTATGTTCATTCCCAAAGCCCTTCTTGGTGGAAGAGCCTAGGTGAATCTACAATGAATCAATTGCTTGACCGAAAGACGCCGGCGCCGACAGTACGGTTCACCGCCAAACAAGGCCAGTACCTCGCCTTCATCTGGGCCTATTCGCAGATCAATCGCCGCGCTCCGGCGGAGGCGGACTTCCAGCGCTACTTCAGGGTCACCGCACCGTCAGTCCATCAGATGCTCAAGACCCTCAACCAACTCGGCTTGATCGACAAGCAGCCCGGTGTCGCTCGCAGCATCCAGTTGCTCGTCCCGCCACAGGACCTGCCCATTCTCGGCGTAGACTAACCCGTCACAATCACTGCGACGGTACACTAGCTAACTGACACGTGGTTCGACGAAGCCAACGAAGAAAAGATGGCGCCGGTATTGGGTTCGATCCGTCGGAGGAGCCACTCGGGCCTGAACGCGGGTCGCAGCC contains the following coding sequences:
- a CDS encoding MucR family transcriptional regulator is translated as MPGEPSNNMIELTADIVAAYVQKNAVPVSVLPDLIASVNSALSNIGASAPIAEPAPTPAVNPKKSVFPDYIISLEDGRKYKSLKRHLATSHGLTPDEYRARWGLPKDYPMVAPSYSATRSALAKSLGLGRKATPVKKPAAKRKAKA
- a CDS encoding IS630 family transposase, whose translation is MNIRYRVELSQSERDELRALVSGGKLPVRRLKRMQILLAADAGVADEAIAISVQTSDSTIYRTKKRFVEISLEAALSEGPRPGAARKLSGKQEVQLVALACSDPPQGCARWTLKLLANALVEVMEHPSVSRDTVRRRLNDNDLKPWQQKMWCIANIDGEYIARMEDLLDLYAEPHDPKRPVVCFDESPIQLIGEVRVPIVPKPGKRYRYDSEYKRNGTANLFVMVDANRSWRRVKVTDRRANEDFAVCMRDLVDVDYPGADKVRVVMDNLSTHTASAVYQTFPAVEARRILRRLEFHYTPRHASWLNIVEIEIGVMRRQCLDRRIASRDLLETEIRTWERRRTESGARIRWMFSTQQARAKMAKSYPTPSLKES
- a CDS encoding LexA family protein, producing the protein MNQLLDRKTPAPTVRFTAKQGQYLAFIWAYSQINRRAPAEADFQRYFRVTAPSVHQMLKTLNQLGLIDKQPGVARSIQLLVPPQDLPILGVD